GGCATGATTTCTGGATTACAACATCCAAATCTTGTTAGACTGTATGGATGCTGTGTTGAACGAAATCAGTTATTGTTGGTATATGAATACATGAAAAACAATAGCCTTGAACACGCTTTATTTGGTAAGCTTAATCTTTCATCTTtggcatattattattttgacttGAAAAGAGCAGGAGTCAATTTCCATGAATCATATAGGACCTATTAGTTGAACTAAAAATTTGGATATCATTGATTGAGCTATCTACATTGCTGGTCCAGAGGAAAGCCGACTGAAATTGGACTGGCctacaaggaaaaaaatatgtCTTGGCGTAGCAAGAGGTCTGACTTTCTTGCATGAGGAATCACCCCTGAAAATTGTTCATAGGGACATCAAGACTAGCAATATACTACTGGATGGGGACCTTAATCCTAAGATTTCTGACTTTGGGTTGGCCAAGCTTTACGAAGAGGAGAACAGCCACATTAGCACCCGAGTTGCAGGAACTGTGTGAGCtacctttttttcttccttcattctgAACTTAGATTTTTCTTGTGTTCTTTTTTCGACAAATATGAATCTTAATGGCTCTAATTTCAAGTTTCTTTCCTAAAAGAAAACCAGAATAAGGCAGCAATTAAAGTCTCCATAAACAAGTTCAAGTATACCCAGTACTATGGGAAAGTCCTTACTTTAAGTATTAGTAGGAGCTTTATTTATATTAGCCATCTGCATTTGCTACCCAATTGTACTCCTTTTTAGTATTCCTGCTTTACAAATTATTTACATGATAGATATAGAAATAATCTGCAAAGTTAGTTTACCTCAATTTTATATGTATTGAAGCAACATCTCAAACTTCTCATCAAATAGAAACTGCAGAATAAGACAGAAGGATGAGAAAATTCTGTTttgttcaaaaattaaatttcatatggTGAATGCTACCTTtaaatttttacctttttatacAAGCATTAAGCAATatagagaaattttaatttctattcTGCTTTCCGGTATGGCTAATGGTGCATGACTAAATCAATTATCAACTTGCAAAGTGGCAATATCAGTAGTAAGTAGAGAAATAGAGTCACCCCCCTTCCCCTCCCTCTCTCAACCCACCTAATCAACATTAAGTGTAGTTTTTCAAGGTTTGCAATTGTTAACGGTACAAATCTTGTTTTAGATGAAGTTTCTTTCATGTGAAACAAATTTGTGATTAAATAATGTTAGCTTTTTTAATGGCATAATTGCTTGCCAAAAtggaaataaaattattatgatagGAAATCTAGTTACCTAAAACTATTTTGTCATGGATTTGTTTGTTAAAGAAGCTTGTAACCTCATTCCAGTGAAACCTTACTAATCGAATGATCTTTCTGTGCAGAGGATACATGGCACCAGAATATGCATTATGGGGATATTTAACATATAAAGCAGATGTATATAGTTTTGGGATTGTTGCATTGGAAATTGTTGCTGGGAAGAACAACATGAAATATCgaccaaatgaaaattttgtatgccTTCTAGATTGGGTAAGATAGAtcttcatcaaaattttcttataattgaAACTAAAGGCAGCTTTGAGACCCAGTCACTTTTTTTGGGACTTCTTTATTTGGCCCTGTATTGTGTGTTTATTTACCAATCCAGATTTAAGTGCCATTTTGCACAAGACTTATCTTCATTGAAACCAAATAACATTTACTGAGTTCTGATTAAAACATTTAAAGCGCTAAGCATTCCATATatacaattttctttcttcttttttattttattttattttattttttggtgggtAGAGGGGTGACCtgaataatgatataaaatgaaaatgttaaatTGAGCTAGTGTTGGCAATATAAGAATAGCATGAATCTtgcacaaatttcacttttattttcattataagTCTTTTTAGATatagtttctttttaagaacaaGTTTTTTGTATTTGGCTTCAGTAAATTGTTATCTTATCGTTTAAGATTTGTATTGTCTTGCTCAATATATAATGCTAATTAATTTcatctttccattttcttctttattctaATACAGGCCCTTGTTTCACAACAAAAGGGGAATTTGATGGATTTGGTGGATCCAAAGTTAAAATCTAATTTCAGTAAAGAAGAGGCagtaaaaattatgaaagtAGCTCTATTATGCACTAATCCATCACCAACACTTCGGCCTACCATGTCTGCTGTAGTAAGCATGCTTGAAGGCCAAACTGCTGTTCATGAGTTGATCATGGATCCAAGTATTTATGGAGATGATTTGAGATTTAAGGCACTAAGAGAATACTTTGATCAGATCATGGGACAGGGCTCAGATGACACCCAGAGTCTCATTCATTCATCGGATGCAACATGGATTGGCTCTTCCGCTACATTATCGAGTCAATCTTAATTCTGGGGATTGGCTCTTCCACTACATTATTGAGTCAATCTTAATTCTGGGTTAGGTAACCATTACATTGCCCGTCAAGATGAAAAATTCTTGTCTaatgataagaaaatattttgaatccCCTGGTTGCAAAATATGTGTTTCATAAAGCTTCTTGTATATTCTTGTCAACTtaggaaaaaaggaagaagaaaatttaagaaaataagcTGTGAAATGAAGCTGAATATATGTTTGAGTAGAAATTGCCCCTTTACATGATTAAAACATTTGATATGGTAGTTCATGCTCTGCTTCTGTGGCTCATCCTTCTAAAAGTAATATCTTGGTACTAACTGTTAGGTCAAAGGAAGTTATATACAAAACTACATAAAGTTTTGCATTACAATGTTCAACCAATCACATTGGTTCTACCACATTGAATTTATAACTGTTGAAGTACAATTGACACTGCCATTTGATAACATCCATGCTTTCCGGGTTAACGGATGTTTTCCTTTGTATGCTTCTGAGAAgtttgaggaaaagaaaaatgtgcTCTGCTGCATGGGGGGTTGCCTATTCATACAGCAACAGTTAGTCAACATGTAGTAGCTAGTGATGATAGTGCTCCTTCTGACAAATCTTGGGTTGACTATTTAAATTGGCCAATGTACTAAACATTGTTAGCATAGAAATACCTGAGcactacttttattttaaatgcaaaatatgAAATGACTATGAGATCCATATGAAATCCCAAACCCAGAAATCTATTCAATTTTAAGGTCTTGTAAGCTCAAACTCTAAATTTGGTTAGCAAATCGGTCTTTACCTTCATACGATTAAGTGGGCCTAAACAAAGTTGACAACCAATGTATTAAGATTGCTAATTCTAATTTGTTGCTCCTTAATTTCCATGGGTAGAAACATCCAAGATAGTTTCAACCATACAAACCCAAAAGGAAGTTCTTCAACAGGGCATACGTTGATTCAAGGGGGGAAAAGATTGAATCAACGAGTTATTATGATTTAGGTTAAAGCTTGATTGATTTAGATTAATGCATGATTTAAATGTAACGTAGTTTCAGTTTGTTCCCGTCAATAGGTAATTAATCTTTTTGCTTGGTTGCCTTAAAACTATTCAACATCCCGCAGCTATAGTCATAAGCCACTACCCAATTCCAAGGAAATGATCCTCTATTTCACAGACTTCACCTCATCTACCTGATTATTGCAAATGACCATAACCAATCATTTCATTCTtctatcacacacacacacacacacacacacacacacacatatatatatatatatatatatatatattaataatcaCAGAACGCATTATAAGAAGCTATTTTTCTCAGAATGCTTCTTAGTATTCTGAGGATTTCTTCAGTACTCTATACATATAAGTTGGTTTTGTAATCTTGAACTACAGAGAACTCACAGATATGAAGAAATTAAAACTACTAAGTAGGTTCATGAAATTAAAATTGGTTCTCCCCACcaacaaaaagataataaacTTACACCGTTTCAAGCGAAACAAACCAAATACATATATTGCAAACTACTTTGTTAACATGAAAGCATAgcaattatttaaataacatagCAAACAAACTAATCATTATAGGTACCGATCTTGTCCATGATCTTGGCAACCACTTCTTTGGACTTTTTAAGCAGCTCTATACTCTTGTTTATTTTCTGTCGCTTTGAAGCAACTGCAGGCGACTCCTCGAGCATCCTTTCAATCCCACCACCAGGTCCCATTAACTTATTAACAATCTCTGCTTCAAACTCTTTGTTCACCAAGTTTCCAATACTGAGCAGTAAATGTAGAGCCATGCAGTCAACCAATCTCTTTAACACAATCTTCCAATAAGCTGTCATTCTCATCTTCAAATCAAAAGCCTGCTGTAGAAGATGAGAATATTTCTTTAGGTGAGTAACGTCAATCTCACCGAAACCTCCAAGCTTTATTACTGAAGGCCAATCTACATTAGTCAAGACGTACGTCATGAAGGCATCTTGTTGAACCATTAATTTATTCCAATCAGATAAGTACTCTGGATTACAAGTATAATCCGTCTGCTTCTCCATTTCAACGATTTCCATGACCCAGTTGATAGAGCGCTCTTTCATCTTGGCTATAAGATTATGTCCAGCACGCCTGAAAGACAGCTGAAGCTGGTAATAGTGTTCAGAGTGGTGCATCATGACAGAAATAACAATTTCCTCAACATAACTCCAGACCTTCTCAGCAAAAATAGTTGGAATGCTAGATATGCCTTTCACCCTTTTCTGTAGGATAGTAAGGAAGGCAGAGCGGGGAAGAAAATTCGGCAGTCCAATACCCTTGGTTTCCTCCAAAACCATAATCTCCTCCATCAAAAATTTCTCTGCAGGGTCACTTACAGCATGCTTGTGAAGTTCATCAGAGTATTGGTTGAGCATTTCAACCAACCGAGCAGTGCAATGCATGTTTTGCTCATCTGGGTATTCATCAAATTCTCCTCTCACAAGAATTTTCCTTAATGATTCTTTGGCTAATCCAATAATCTGAATGAAACCTGTCATTGCCTCAGTAAGAGATGACATCTTCTGGGGCATTCGTTTTGCCTCAGCAACGTTCAAGTTCAACTTGTCATTAATGCTCTTCACAATAGCTGGCAAATTTCTAGCCATACTAGCAGCTTGAATTTGCACCAGCTTTTGTGCCAGAACAGGAATCCCCACAATAGATTTATCAATCTTGGAAAGCAGAGGATGTGATTCAAAAAGTCTAGCCTCTTCCACTCGCGCCTCTTCATAGGATTCTTTTCCTATCCGATTCCTAACGCAGACATAGCCAAGCCCAATATTGACATCATCAGCAGTAACCTTCTCAAGAAGGCCTTCAGGAGACTTGTCAGACTTAGTAACAACAGCAAGAGTCCGTTTACCAGTCTTGTCCACCATCTGTGACATCCTGATAGATTCACAAGTAGTGAAATCCACTGTTGCAGATAGAACATTGAGTATAATACTCTCTTCAGGAGTGATATACTCCATGATAATATCTTTTATCTGGTCATAGATGTTTTCAGGCTGACCATGGACTGGCACTCTAGTAATTCCAGGAAGATCAACCATAGTTAAATCAGGCACACCATTTTTTCTCACCTCCAATGTCAAAGGAGCGTTGGAAATCCCCTTCCCTAACCCGGCAATCTCCTCTGTGGCATCATTTATAGCCTCAGAAACATGTTCTTCATCGGTTCGAACAACTTTACCATTGAACCCCAAGGAAAGATCAGGTTCCGGAGCTGCCTGGTGCATGAGCCTCATTATGAGAGGCACCCTTGTGCAAATTCCCTGGCCACGAGGAAGGTTGATACCGGCAAGTGATTCAAGAACACTTGACTTTCCTGAGGACTGGTCCCCAACCACGACAATGGTGGGGAGCTGAATGCCTTCTCTTGTGATCATAAGGTGACGGAGGCTGTCAACTGTATCGAGGAGTGGGCGAATGCGATCATTGTAGGATGAAATGATGGGTGCATCTTGGACTGCTTGAGCTACTACAAGTGAGCTTTCGTCTCCCATGTTTTAATAGAAAGGAGCAAAACTTAgaacaaaaatgcaagagaaagcTAGAGAGAGATATAGTGTATGCGTTATGGAGAAAAATGGTATGTGATGCATAAGAGTGAACTAGGATGGAGTATTTTTATATCATTCCTTAAAAGATGGGGAAAGTATAGAAATGTGGGGTCTTAATTACCTTCTTCATGCGGAACGAGTGAAGTCCATGTCTGTTAGACCACGGTGACTTAGAAACTTGGTTCACAAGttctaaacattaaaaatttacCTAGTTCCTTCCAagagcatattgagtgtacagTGTACGAAACCGACGggtgaaattgtgttttgaaacataatttcatataaaattgtaaaatcatAATCTCACAATTTcacaattataatttaaatcttATTTTCAAACATACAATTTTCTTAGCTATGCGTACAACTGTGTGTTATAACTAAAGAAGATGTGTACAACAATAATGCGTAAGTAAAAACTcccttcaaattttcaataaatgGAATTTTACCTTGGAGAGTTTTACAAGAAGAAATTAATTCTCTGTTGTAAAAGAGCTTTAGGCAAAGCAACTTTGCCTTTACATAAGGCTTCCTACTTTACTGTCTTGTACGTGGTAACCAATGAACGCCCTTGCCTTCTTTATGAAGTTTCAACGGAATATGTCCTGTACATTGTATACATAGGAAAAGGTCACTTACACACGTCTTTTACACACTCCGTCCGCAtacatttttgaactaaaatagTCATTGCCCATGGTGGGAACTGGGAAGTGCCCATGGTGTGGGAACTGGGAAGCCAATACTTGCGCAGACCTGTTGGCAAAGTGAGGAGCTTCtcaataaaagagagaaatggcCGGGTAACGTTGttctaataatattgtttgtattttttaaaaatacgtgtgagtaaaaaagtgtatgaaaatacgtataatattgtttaaacacttaaaactgttatttaaataaaagtaacaaTCGGGTATTGCCACATACTACACCTTCTTGTTACCATGCCTCTCTGTTGCAATTCTACGGGTTTTGTCTCATCTCGTGAGGTTGTCTGCAAATGAAGCTTTAGCTactatttttagttttgtgtgTTCGAAGTTCAAGTGTTGTTGTTTTTAAATTAGTGTTTGGTTTGCTTGTTGGGTTTTAGTTTGTTTTGTAAGTTACTGCTCTCTCAGTTAGCAGTGTGAACTCTGTTGTGTTTATTATCCATTATTTCAATAAAGCCGTCGTTTTACTAGATTGAGGTTACTAATTGATGTGTTAGCCATCGtaaagagaaaatttaaatatttatttatgagataATGGAAGTATATCAATCGCAATTAttgtcatattattttataataagtttTATGGGGAAACATTTATAAtatctttaacattttcctacATATATTCAATCACACAAATTATTACATGTACTCTAGATATATCATCTTATCAATAGAATGTGTGCATGAGCACTTTCAAGGTTTCAtagttgtttggtttttttctttgttcttgcTTATTATTTCCTCCTATTTAAATCTTGTGGGGACTCTTGAAGAGCTCATAAAAACTGTCGGTTATATATAAAATGTCGGTTATTTCCTCCTATTTGTAgcttataaatttaatatcttcCCAATAGAATTCTTATTTATCAGTCAACATTAGTGgtgttgattctcaaaaaaaaaaaaaaaaaaaaaacattggggGCATGAAGTTAAGCCATCAACATTATGTGCGCTGCTTGGCAAATGGAAATTATACCGTGAAACTTCACTTTGCTGAGATTATATTTAGAGACAACAGATTCTTTTTCAGTGTTGGAAGACGGATGTTTGATGCTTATATCCAGGTACTGGAAGTCAGTCGGATCATTTTTCTTCCCTAAATGCTATAGACGATAATTGAACCTAAATACATTGTTGTAGGAAGAACGGGTGCTGAAGGATTTTGATATTGAAAAGGAAGCACAAGGAGTTGACAAAGCAGTTGTCAGGAACTTTACAGCATTGGTTGAGAATAAAATTTTGGAGATCCGCTTTCACTGGTCTGGGAAAGGGACAACGGATGTCCCAAAGAGAGGAACATATGGTCCTCTTATATCGGCTATCTCCATTGATGCTGGTAAGTACAAAAGTTGTATGTTCTGTAGTCCTTTTACATGGTCAGGCatttctcactctcactctcattctttcacttttgagttttgaatgtTTCTATTTTCCAAAACTAGAAAGTAATATATTCTTATTGTATGGTGTATGGAGAAGCCATCCCCAAAACTACTGGATGCAAAGTAAAATACTTGAAACAATGTTAATGTGTAGCTGGGTGGAAGATatacaaagatttttttttcttttttctttttcctctctaaTTCCATTTTTTATTACCTAGCCTGTGTTTTGAACCATATAATAGTATCTGGTTTTAtcttctcaaaataataataataataattataataatagtaTCTGGTTTTACACTAGATCCACCTATGTGTATGCCTTTACAGTACAATGTACAAAACCGAATGCAGTTTTACAATCactattctttgctactttccTTCTGTGTAGATTTCAACCCTCCTGATGATAGAAAAAAGAAGGTACTCATCACAGTTGGAACCGTAGTTTTGGTGTCAAGCCTTATCCTCCTGATTTTAGGAATTCTTTGGTGGAAGGGATGTTTGGGAGGCAGGAAATCAAGGGAACAAGGTAACTTAGTTTTGATATCATTGACTAGTCAGAATGCTAATGAAGCAGTCTTGTAAATTTTTAAGATGTATTCTAATATCTAAAATCTTTTCCATACAGAACTGAGAGGCCTAGATCTGCAAACTGGTTTTTTTACATTCAGGCAAATTAAAGCTGCCACTAACAATTTTGATGCTGCAAACAAGCTAGGGCAAGGTGGCTTTGGAGCTGTATACAAGGTAATCTACAACTCCATCATGGTCTTCTATCTTTGCATGAATGCATTTAATACCTTTCTCTCTTATTCCCTTCGCATTTTCACTGGTCCAGATAGACCTTGTACATAACCAATAGTGCAAATTATAATGTCAATGCAGGGCACTTTATTAGATGGTACCATAATTGCAGTTAAGCAACTTTCTTCTAAATCAAAGCAAGGGAATCGTGAATTTGTGAATGAAATAGGCATGATTTCTGGATTACAACTTCCAAATCTTGTTAGACTGTATGGATGCTGTGTTGAACGAAATCAGTTATTGTTGGTATATGAATACATGAAAAACAATAGCCTTGAACACGCTTTATTTGGTGAGCTTAATCTTTCATCTTtggcatattattattttgacttGAAAAGAGTAGGAGTCAATTTCCATGAATCATATAGGACCTATTGGTTGAACTAAAAATTTGGATATCATTGATTGAGCTATCTACATTGCGGGTCCAGAGGAAAGCCGACTGAAATTGGACTGGCctacaaggaaaaaaatatgtCTTGGCATAGCAAGAGGTCTGACTTTCTTGCATGAGGAATCACCCCTGAAAATTGTTCATAGGGACATCAAGACTAGCAATATACTACTGGATGGGGACCTTAATCCTAAGATTTCTGACTTTGGGTTGGCCAAGCTTTACGAAGAGGAGAACAGCCACATTAGCACCCGAGTTGCAGGAACTGTGTGAGCtacctttttttcttccttcattctgAACTTAGATTTTTCTTGTGTTCTTTTTTCGACAAATATGAATCTTAATTGCTCTAATTTCAAGTTTCTTTCCTAAAAGAAAACCAGAATAAGGCAGCAATTAAAGTCTCCATAAACAAGTTCAAGTATACACAGTACTATGGGAAAGTCCTTACTTTAAGTATTAGTAGGAGCTTTATTTATATTAGCCATCTGCATTTGCTACCCAATTGTACTCCTATTTAGTATTCCTGCTTTACAAATTATTTACATGATAGATATAGAAATAATCTGCAAAGTTAGTTTACCTCAATTTTATATGTATTGAAGCAACATCTCAAACTTCTCATCAAATAGAAACTGCAGAATAAGAAAGAAGGATGTGAAATTTCtgttttattcaaaaattaaatttcatatggTGAATGCTGCCGCtaaatttttacctttttatacAAGCATTAAGCAATatagagaaattttaatttctattcTGCTTTCCTGTATGGCTAATGGTGCATGACTAAATCAATTATCAACTTGCAAAGTGGCAATATCAGTAGTAAGTAGAGAAATAGAGTCACCCCCCTTCCCCTCCCTCTCTCAACCCACCTAATCAACATTAAGTGTAGTCTTTCAAGGCTTGCAATTGTTAACGGTACAAATCTTGTTTTTGGTGAAGTTTCTTTCATGTGAAACAAATTTGTGATTAAATAATGCTAGCTTTTTTAATGGTATAATTGCTTGCCAAAATGGAAATAGAATTATTATGATAGGAAATCTAGTTACCTAAAACTATTTTGTCATGGTTTTGTTTGTTAGAGAAGCTTGTAACCTCATTCTAGTGAAACCTTACTAATCGAATGATCTTTCTGTGCAGAGGATACATGGCACCAGAATATGCATTATGGGGATATTTAACATATAAAGCAGATGTATATAGTTTTGGGATTGTTGCGTTGGAAATTGTTGCTGGGAAGAACAACATGAAATATCgaccaaatgaaaattttgtatgccTTCTAGATTGGGTAAGATAGAtcttcatcaaaattttcttataattgaAACTAAAGGCAGCTTTGAGACCCAGTCACTTTTTTTGGGACTTCTTTATTTGGCCCTATATTGTGTGTTTATTTACCAATCCAGATTTAAGTGCCATTTTGCACAAGACTTATCTTCATTGAAACCAAATAACATTTACTGAGTTCTGATTAAAACATTTAAAGAGCTAAGCATTCCATATatacaattttctttcttctttttttattttattttattttttggtgggtAGAGGGGTGACCtgaataatgatataaaatgaaaatgttaaatTGAGCTAGTGTTGGCAATATAAGAATAGCATGAATCTtgcacaaatttcacttttattttcattacaaGTCTTTTTAGATatagtttctttttaagaacaaGTTTTTTGTATTTGGCTTCAGTAAATTATTATCTTATCGTTTaagatttgtatttttttgctCAATATATAATGCTAATTAATttcttctttccattttcttctttattcttttacaGGCCCTTGTTTCACAACAAAAGGGGAATTTGATGGATTTGGTGGATCCAAACTTAAAATCTAATTTCAGTAAAGAAGAGGCagtaaaaattatgaaagtAGCTCTATTATGCACTAATCCATCACCAACACTTCGGCCTACCATGTCTGCTGTAGTAAGCATGCTTGAAGGCCAAACTGCTGTTCATGAGTTGATCATGGATCCAAGTATTTATGGAGATGATTTGAGATTTAAGGCACTAAGAGAATACTTTGATCAGATCATGGGACAGGGCTCAGATGACACCCAGAGTCTCATTCATTCATCGGATGCAACATGGATTGGCTCTTCCGCTACATTATCGAGTCAATCTTAATTCTGGGTTAGGTAACCATTACATTGCCCGTCAAGTTGAAAAATTCTTGTCTaatgataagaaaatattttgaatccCCTGGTTGTAAAATAGGTGTTTCATAAAGCTTCTTGTATATTCTTGTCAACTTgggaaaaaaggaagaagaaaatttaagaaaataagcTGTGAAATGAAGCTGAATATATATTTGAGTAGAAATTACCCCTTTACATGATTAAAACATTTGATATGGTAGTTCATGCGCTGCTTCTGTGGCTTATCCTTCTAAAAGTAATATCTTGGTACTAACTGTTAGGTCAAAGGAAGTTATATACAAAATTACATAAAGTTTTGCATTACAATGTTCAACCAATCACATTGGTTCTACCACATTGAATTTATAACTGTGGAAGTACAATTGACACTGCCATTTGATAACATCCATGCTTTCCGGGTTAATGGACGTTTTCCTTTGTATGCTTCTGAGAAgtttgaggaaaagaaaaatgtgcTCTGCTGCATGGGGGGTTGCCCATTCATTCCGCAACAGTTAGTCAACATGTAGCTAGTGATGATAATGCTCCTTTTGACAGAAATCTTGGGTTGACTATTTAAATTGGCCAATGTACTAAACATTGTTAGCATAGAAATACCTGagcactactttttttttttaaatgcaaaatatgAAATGACTACGAGATCCATATGAAATCCCAAACTCAGAAATCTATTCAATTTTAAGGTCTTGTAAGCTCAAACTCTAAATTTGGTTAGCAAATCAGTCTTTACCTTCATACCATTAAGTGGGCCTAAGCAAAGTTGACAATCAATGTATTAAGATTGCTAATTCTAATTTGTTGCTCCTTAATTTCCATGGGTAGAAACATCCAAGATAGTTTCAACCATACAAACCCAAAAGGAAGTTCTTCAACAGGGCATACGTTGATTCAAGGGGGGAAAAGATTGAATCAACGAGTTATTATGATTTAGGTTAAAGCTTGATTGATTTAGATTAATGCATGATTTAAATGTAACGTAGTTTCAGTTTGTTCCCGTCAATAGGTAATTAATCTTTTTGCTTGGTTGCCTTAAACTATTCAACATCCCGCAGCTATAGTCATAAGCCACTACCCAATTCCAAGGAAATGATCCTCTATATTACAGACTTCACCTCATCTACCTGATTATTGCAAATGACCATAACCAATCATTTCATTCTtctatcacacacacacacacacacacacacacacacacacacacatatatattaatagtttatcaaatatatatatatatatatatatatatatgtatatattaataatcACAGAATGCATTATAAGAAGCTATTTTTCTCAGAATGCTTCTTAGTATTCTGAGGATTTCTTCAGTACTCTAAACATATAAGTTGGTTTTGTAATCTTGAACTACAGAGAACTCACAGATATGAAGAAATTAAAACTACTAAGTAGGTTCATGAAATTAAAATTGGTTCTCCCCACcaacaaaaagataataaacTTACACCGTTTCAAGCGAAACAAACCAAATACAtagaaaggaaaacaaaaccaaatacatATATTGCAAACTACTTTGTTAACATGAAAGCATAgcaattatttaaataacatagCAAACAAACTAATCATTATAGGTACCGATCTTGTCCATGATCTTGGCAACCACTTCTTTGGACTTTTTAAGCAGCTCTATACTCTTGTTTATTTTCTGTCGCTTTGAAGCAACTGCAGGCGACTCCTCGAGCATCCTTTCAATCCCACCACCAGGTCCCATTAACTCATTAACAATCTCTGCTTCAAACTCTTTGTTCACCAAGTTTCCAATACTGAGCAGTAAATGTAGAGCCATACAGTCAACCAATCTCTTTAACACAATCTTCCAATAAGCTGTAATTCTCATCTTCAAATCAAAAGCCTGTTGTAGAACATGAGAATATTTCTTTAGGTGAGTAACGTCAATCTCACCGAAACCTCCAAG
The sequence above is drawn from the Castanea sativa cultivar Marrone di Chiusa Pesio chromosome 5, ASM4071231v1 genome and encodes:
- the LOC142635955 gene encoding dynamin-related protein 4C-like yields the protein MGDESSLVVAQAVQDAPIISSYNDRIRPLLDTVDSLRHLMITREGIQLPTIVVVGDQSSGKSSVLESLAGINLPRGQGICTRVPLIMRLMHQAAPEPDLSLGFNGKVVRTDEEHVSEAINDATEEIAGLGKGISNAPLTLEVRKNGVPDLTMVDLPGITRVPVHGQPENIYDQIKDIIMEYITPEESIILNVLSATVDFTTCESIRMSQMVDKTGKRTLAVVTKSDKSPEGLLEKVTADDVNIGLGYVCVRNRIGKESYEEARVEEARLFESHPLLSKIDKSIVGIPVLAQKLVQIQAASMARNLPAIVKSINDKLNLNVAEAKRMPQKMSSLTEAMTGFIQIIGLAKESLRKILVRGEFDEYPDEQNMHCTARLVEMLNQYSDELHKHAVSDPAEKFLMEEIMVLEETKGIGLPNFLPRSAFLTILQKRVKGISSIPTIFAEKVWSYVEEIVISVMMHHSEHYYQLQLSFRRAGHNLIAKMKERSINWVMEIVEMEKQTDYTCNPEYLSDWNKLMVQQDAFMTYVLTNVDWPSVIKLGGFGEIDVTHLKKYSHLLQQAFDLKMRMTAYWKIVLKRLVDCMALHLLLSIGNLVNKEFEAEIVNKLMGPGGGIERMLEESPAVASKRQKINKSIELLKKSKEVVAKIMDKIGTYND
- the LOC142635956 gene encoding putative LRR receptor-like serine/threonine-protein kinase At1g07650, whose protein sequence is MKLSHQHYVRCLANGNYTVKLHFAEIIFRDNRFFFSVGRRMFDAYIQEERVLKDFDIEKEAQGVDKAVVRNFTALVENKILEIRFHWSGKGTTDVPKRGTYGPLISAISIDADFNPPDDRKKKVLITVGTVVLVSSLILLILGILWWKGCLGGRKSREQELRGLDLQTGFFTFRQIKAATNNFDAANKLGQGGFGAVYKGTLLDGTIIAVKQLSSKSKQGNREFVNEIGMISGLQLPNLVRLYGCCVERNQLLLVYEYMKNNSLEHALFEESRLKLDWPTRKKICLGIARGLTFLHEESPLKIVHRDIKTSNILLDGDLNPKISDFGLAKLYEEENSHISTRVAGTVGYMAPEYALWGYLTYKADVYSFGIVALEIVAGKNNMKYRPNENFVCLLDWALVSQQKGNLMDLVDPNLKSNFSKEEAVKIMKVALLCTNPSPTLRPTMSAVVSMLEGQTAVHELIMDPSIYGDDLRFKALREYFDQIMGQGSDDTQSLIHSSDATWIGSSATLSSQS